The following proteins are encoded in a genomic region of Pseudorca crassidens isolate mPseCra1 chromosome 5, mPseCra1.hap1, whole genome shotgun sequence:
- the C5H3orf38 gene encoding uncharacterized protein C3orf38 homolog isoform X1 — MSGLSYSEMEGCRSLLGLLDNDEIMALCDTITNRQVQPEDRQDAIHAILVYSQNVEELLRRKKVHREIIFKYLATQGVIIPPATEKHNLIQHAKDYWKKQSQLKLKETPEPVKTEDIRLFEQEKEDKKAENVDFRRLGEEFCHWFFELLNSQNPLLGPPQDEWGPQHFWHDVKLRFYYNTSEQNVIDYHGAEIVSLRLLSLVKEEYLFLSPNLDSHGLKCASSPHGLVMVGVAGTVHRENTCLGIFEQIFGLIRCPFVENTWKIKFINLRIIGESSLAPGTLMKPAITLEPSDLEAFYNVNTLCGPVKDDSV; from the exons ATGTCGGGGCTCAGCTACTCAGAGATGGAGGGCTGTCGTAGCCTGCTCGGTCTGTTGGACAACGACGAGATCATGGCCCTATGCGACACCATCACCAACCGCCAGGTGCAGCCGGAGGACCGCCAAG atGCCATTCATGCAATATTAGTGTACAGTCAAAATGTCGAAGAACTTTTGAGGCGTAAAAAAGTCCACCGAGAAATCATATTTAAGTACTTGGCAACACAGGGGGTTATTATACCTCCAGCTACTGAAAAACACAATCTTATTCAGCATGCAAAGGATTACTGGAAAAAGCAGTCACAATTGAAATTGAAGGAAACGCCAGAGCCAGTTAAGACAGAGGACATTAGACTCTTTGAACAG gagaaagaagataaaaaagctGAAAATGTTGATTTTCGTCGATTAGGTGAAGAATTCTGTCACTGGTTCTTTGAACTTCTTAATTCTCAGAATCCTCTTCTGGGACCACCTCAAGATGAATGGGGGCCACAGCACTTCTGGCATGATGTCAAGCTTAGGTTTTATTACAACACATCTGAACAAAATGTGATAGACTACCATGGAGCAGAAATTGTGAGCCTTCGTCTGCTGTCACTAGTGAAAGAAGAATATCTTTTTCTCAGTCCCAACCTAGATTCCCATGGACTGAAATGTGCTTCTTCTCCCCATGGTCTAGTTATGGTTGGAGTTGCTGGGACTGTCCACCGAGAGAACACTTGTTTGGGCATTTTTGAACAAATTTTTGGACTCATCCGCTGCCCTTTTGTGGAGAATACTTGGAAAATCAAATTTATCAACCTGAGAATTATTGGAGAGAGTTCCCTTGCTCCTGGAACATTAATGAAACCAGCTATTACACTTGAACCAAGTGATCTAGAAGCCTTTTATAATGTAAACACTTTGTGTGGTCCAGTGAAGGATGACTCAGTGTAA
- the C5H3orf38 gene encoding uncharacterized protein C3orf38 homolog isoform X2, producing MLLVSKMQNAIHAILVYSQNVEELLRRKKVHREIIFKYLATQGVIIPPATEKHNLIQHAKDYWKKQSQLKLKETPEPVKTEDIRLFEQEKEDKKAENVDFRRLGEEFCHWFFELLNSQNPLLGPPQDEWGPQHFWHDVKLRFYYNTSEQNVIDYHGAEIVSLRLLSLVKEEYLFLSPNLDSHGLKCASSPHGLVMVGVAGTVHRENTCLGIFEQIFGLIRCPFVENTWKIKFINLRIIGESSLAPGTLMKPAITLEPSDLEAFYNVNTLCGPVKDDSV from the exons ATGCTGCTTGTTTCGAAGATGCAGA atGCCATTCATGCAATATTAGTGTACAGTCAAAATGTCGAAGAACTTTTGAGGCGTAAAAAAGTCCACCGAGAAATCATATTTAAGTACTTGGCAACACAGGGGGTTATTATACCTCCAGCTACTGAAAAACACAATCTTATTCAGCATGCAAAGGATTACTGGAAAAAGCAGTCACAATTGAAATTGAAGGAAACGCCAGAGCCAGTTAAGACAGAGGACATTAGACTCTTTGAACAG gagaaagaagataaaaaagctGAAAATGTTGATTTTCGTCGATTAGGTGAAGAATTCTGTCACTGGTTCTTTGAACTTCTTAATTCTCAGAATCCTCTTCTGGGACCACCTCAAGATGAATGGGGGCCACAGCACTTCTGGCATGATGTCAAGCTTAGGTTTTATTACAACACATCTGAACAAAATGTGATAGACTACCATGGAGCAGAAATTGTGAGCCTTCGTCTGCTGTCACTAGTGAAAGAAGAATATCTTTTTCTCAGTCCCAACCTAGATTCCCATGGACTGAAATGTGCTTCTTCTCCCCATGGTCTAGTTATGGTTGGAGTTGCTGGGACTGTCCACCGAGAGAACACTTGTTTGGGCATTTTTGAACAAATTTTTGGACTCATCCGCTGCCCTTTTGTGGAGAATACTTGGAAAATCAAATTTATCAACCTGAGAATTATTGGAGAGAGTTCCCTTGCTCCTGGAACATTAATGAAACCAGCTATTACACTTGAACCAAGTGATCTAGAAGCCTTTTATAATGTAAACACTTTGTGTGGTCCAGTGAAGGATGACTCAGTGTAA
- the ZNF654 gene encoding zinc finger protein 654 isoform X4 — MALIKCCINHPEISKDLYFHQALFTCLFMSPVEDHLFREHLLKTDCKSGIDIICNTEKEGKTMLALQLCESFLIPQLQNGDMYCIWELIFIWSKLQLKSNPSKQVFVDQCYQLLRTATNVRVIFPFMKIIKDEVEEEGLQICVEICGCALQLDLHDDPKTKCLIYKTIAHFLPNDLEILRICALSIFFLERSLEAYHTVEELYKRPDEEYNEGTSSVQNRVRFELLPILKKGLFFDPEFWNFIMIKKNCVALLSDKSAVRFLNESTLENSTGNVKKAVEQQGLDEGLDSLTDQSTGELDPDDISGVQPKGHINAKKNLTALNASRVDHNVPRHRCMLCNKEFLGGHIVRHAQAHQKKGSFSCVICGRKFRNRGLMQKHLKNHVKKIQRQQLAAAQQEDQENPALEEINCSDTFISFENGKSDNKDLEVETITRSSDGNKDVIPSHVGEFIEIPGSVSEDVIENITENGSPDTSLNNVSEPLPVCVDDYEEEEDEEGDYEEDDYDLNQETSVLHKINGTVCHPKDIYATDQEGNFKCPALGCVRIFKRIGFLNKHARTVHPTDLNVRQTVMKWSKGKCKFCQRQFEDSQHFIDHLNRHSYPNVYFCLHFNCNESFKLPIQLAQHTKSHRIFQAQCSFPECHELFEDLPLLYEHEAQHYLSKTPESSAQPSEAILWDVLTDSKSNHQEKDSSSNEKQTVSLPVSTSKSRKDPTEPKTCIESMEKKDRLVQNGNEHSDHTVSDISLTDQKMPDIEPNSENNCISDLVNGHSGIEQTPLVSSDPALKIDTNRIRTENGSILPSVVPQEHSTLPVPQAPSKPNQTSEHTSYGLILTKPYVRPLPPSYLDERYLSMPKRRKFLTDRVDACSDQDNVCKKSVKRLRCGKCLTTYCNAEALEAHLAQKKCQTLFGFDSDDESKSSVFSAGISVEIENAIDLCKVKKINIYITQIIKHYPIHYFL; from the exons CATTTACTGAAAACTGATTGTAAGAGTGGAATTGATATCATCTGTAACACTGAAAAAGAAGGCAAGACTATGTTAGCCTTGCAACTCTGTGAATCCTTTCTTATTCCACAGCTCCAGAATGGGGATATGTACTGTATCTG gGAGTTGATTTTCATATGGAGTAAACTTCAGCTAAAGTCTAATCCTTCAAAACAAGTTTTTGTAGATCAATGCTACCAGCTTTTAAGAACAGCAACTAATGTGAGAGTCATATTTCCTTTCATGAAAATCATTAAAGATGAG gttGAAGAAGAAGGCTTACAAATTTGTGTTGAAATATGTGGTTGTGCTCTACAGCTAGACCTTCATGATGATCCTAAAACTAAATGTCTAATTTATAAAACAATTGCACATTTTTTGCCAAATGATTTGGAGATTCTCAGGATTTGTGCACtctcaatattttttcttgagCGCTCCTTGGAAGCTTATCATACTGTTGAAGAACTTTACAAACGTCCAGATGAAGAATATAATGAAGGCACAAGCAGTGTTCAAAATCGTGTTCGTTTTGAATTACTTCCAATTTTGAAAAAGGGATTGTTTTTTGATCCTGAATTCTGGAACTTCATAATGATTAAGAAAAACTGTGTAGCGTTACTGAGTGATAAATCAGCAGTTAGATTTCTAAATGAAAGTACACTGGAAAATTCTACAGGTAATGTAAAAAAGGCAGTGGAACAGCAAGGTTTAGATGAAGGACTTGACTCTCTTACAGATCAGAGCACTGGAGAGCTTGATCCTGATGATATATCTGGAGTGCAACCAAAAGGTCAtattaatgcaaagaaaaaccTCACAGCTCTTAATGCTTCCAGAGTAGATCACAATGTCCCAAGGCATCGGTGTATGTTATGTAACAAGGAATTTCTAGGTGGTCACATTGTACGGCATGCCCAGGCTCATCAGAAAAAGGGCAGTTTTTCATGTGTGATATGtggtagaaaatttagaaacagaGGACTTATGCAGAAGCATTTAAAGAATCATGTTAAGAAAATACAGAGACAGCAACTTGCTGCAGCTCAACAGGAGGATCAGGAAAATCCTGCTTTGGAAGAAATAAATTGTTCTGAtactttcatttcatttgaaaatgggAAGTCTGATAATAAGGATTTGGAAGTAGAGACTATTACCCGTTCCAGTGATGGAAACAAAGATGTCATCCCTTCACATGTGGGTGAATTCATTGAAATTCCTGGAAGTGTATCGGAAGATGTTATTGAAAATATTACTGAAAATGGCAGTCCTGATACTTCTTTAAATAATGTCTCAGAGCCATTACCTGTATGTGTGGATGACTATGAGGAGGAAGAAGACGAAGAAGGTGATTATGAAGAAGATGATTACGACTTGAATCAGGAAACTTCAGTACTTCATAAAATCAATGGAACCGTGTGCCATCCAAAAGACATATATGCGACAGATCAAGAAGGAAACTTTAAGTGCCCCGCTCTTGGCTGTGTCAGGATATTTAAAAGAATTGGATTTCTAAATAAGCATGCAAGGACTGTACATCCAACTGATTTAAATGTGCGGCAAACAGTAATGAAGTGGAgcaaaggaaaatgcaaattttgtCAAAGGCAGTTTGAAGATTCTCAACATTTTATAGATCACCTTAATAGACACAGCTATCCAAATGTGTacttttgtttgcattttaattGCAATGAGTCATTTAAGCTGCCAATCCAACTTGCTCAGCACACAAAAAGTCACAGGATATTTCAAGCTCAGTGTAGTTTTCCAGAATGCCATGAGCTTTTTGAAGATCTTCCTCTGCTATATGAACATGAAGCTCAGCACTATTTAAGTAAAACACCAGAATCATCTGCACAACCAAGTGAAGCAATTCTTTGGGATGTTCTTACAGACTCAAAatctaatcatcaggaaaaagacTCATCTAGTAATGAGAAACAAACTGTTAGTCTACCAGTTTCTACTAGCAAATCAAGGAAAGATCCTACAGAACCAAAGACATGTATAGAAAGTATGGAAAAGAAAGACCGTTTAGTTCAGAATGGAAATGAACATTCTGATCACACTGTTTCTGATATAAGCTTGACAGACCAAAAGATGCCTGACATAGAGCcaaattctgaaaataattgTATTAGTGATTTAGTCAATGGACACAGTGGAATAGAGCAAACACCTTTAGTTTCCTCAGATCCTGCTTTGAAAATTGATACAAATAGAATCAGGACAGAAAACGGTTCCATTTTACCTAGTGTTGTACCACAAGAACACAGTACCCTGCCAGTACCTCAGGCACCTTCCAAACCAAATCAGACGAGTGAACATACTTCATATGGCTTAATTTTAACAAAGCCATATGTCAGACCATTGCCTCCCAGTTACCTTGATGAACGGTACCTTAGTATGCCAAAACGCAGAAAATTTCTGACTGATAGGGTAGATGCCTGTTCTGATCAAGATAACGTTTGtaaaaaatcagtgaaaagaTTAAGATGTGGCAAATGCCTGACCACCTACTGTAATGCAGAAGCACTTGAGGCTCACCTTGCACAAAAGAAATGTCAGACACTCTTTGGATTTGATTCAGATGATGAAAGTAAGTCTTCTGTCTTCTCAGCAGGTATAtctgtagaaatagaaaatgccATAGATCTTtgtaaggttaaaaaaattaacatttatataaCACAGATAATAAAGCACTACCCCatacattatttcctttaa